One Comamonas endophytica DNA window includes the following coding sequences:
- the ftsW gene encoding putative lipid II flippase FtsW, translated as MSAAASFRQRFGAWFGGISDKAVDVLPVRVGGPQYRRPTVTPASVLGLDQALIWMVIGLLAWSIIMVYSASIAMPDNPRFGKIAPTHFLLRHSMAIGMAFVGALLAFQVSMATWEKIARKLFLLSLVLLVAVLIPHVGTVVNGARRWLSLGIMNFQPSELAKFAVLIYAADYMVRKMAVKERFFRAVLPMGAAVVVVGVLLLAEPDMGAFMVIVVIAMGILFLGGVNARMFFLIAFLVVLAFVIMIGFSEWRRERIFAYLNPWDEKHALGKGYQLSHALIAIGRGEIFGVGLGRSVEKLHWLPEAHTDFLLAVIGEEFGLMGVLTLIIMFLWITRRIMHIGRRAVALDRVFSGLVAQGVAVWVGFQAFINMGVNLGALPTKGLTLPFMSFGGSAILMNLVALAVVLRVDYENKELMRGGHP; from the coding sequence ATGAGCGCCGCCGCTTCCTTCAGGCAGCGCTTTGGCGCCTGGTTCGGCGGCATCTCCGACAAGGCCGTCGACGTGCTGCCGGTGCGCGTGGGCGGGCCGCAGTACCGCCGCCCGACGGTGACCCCGGCCAGCGTGCTGGGCCTGGACCAGGCATTGATCTGGATGGTGATCGGGCTGCTGGCCTGGAGCATCATCATGGTCTATTCGGCATCGATCGCGATGCCCGACAACCCGCGCTTCGGCAAGATCGCGCCCACCCATTTCCTGCTGCGCCACAGCATGGCCATCGGCATGGCCTTCGTCGGCGCGCTGCTGGCCTTCCAGGTCTCTATGGCGACCTGGGAGAAGATCGCGCGCAAGCTGTTCCTGCTGTCGCTGGTGCTGCTGGTGGCGGTGCTGATCCCGCATGTGGGCACGGTGGTCAACGGCGCGCGCCGCTGGCTGTCGCTGGGCATCATGAACTTCCAGCCCTCGGAGCTGGCCAAGTTCGCGGTGCTGATCTACGCGGCCGACTACATGGTGCGCAAGATGGCGGTGAAGGAGCGGTTCTTCCGCGCCGTGCTGCCGATGGGCGCGGCGGTGGTCGTGGTCGGCGTGCTGCTGCTGGCAGAGCCCGACATGGGCGCGTTCATGGTGATCGTGGTCATTGCCATGGGCATCCTGTTCCTGGGTGGCGTCAACGCGCGCATGTTCTTCCTGATCGCCTTTCTGGTGGTGCTGGCCTTCGTCATCATGATCGGCTTCTCCGAATGGCGGCGCGAGCGCATCTTCGCCTACCTCAACCCCTGGGACGAGAAGCACGCGCTCGGCAAGGGCTACCAGCTCTCGCATGCGCTCATTGCCATCGGCCGCGGCGAGATCTTCGGCGTGGGCCTGGGCCGCAGCGTCGAGAAGCTGCACTGGCTGCCCGAGGCGCACACCGACTTCCTGCTGGCCGTCATCGGCGAGGAATTCGGCCTGATGGGCGTGCTGACGCTGATCATCATGTTCCTGTGGATCACGCGCCGCATCATGCACATCGGCCGCCGCGCGGTGGCGTTGGACCGGGTGTTCTCCGGGCTGGTGGCGCAGGGCGTCGCGGTCTGGGTGGGCTTCCAGGCCTTCATCAACATGGGGGTGAACCTCGGCGCGCTGCCCACCAAGGGGCTGACGCTGCCGTTCATGAGCTTTGGCGGGTCGGCGATATTGATGAACCTGGTGGCGCTGGCCGTGGTGTTGCGCGTGGATTACGAAAACAAGGAACTCATGCGCGGAGGACATCCATGA
- the murG gene encoding undecaprenyldiphospho-muramoylpentapeptide beta-N-acetylglucosaminyltransferase gives MSKTALVMAGGTGGHIFPGLAVAHALRERGWQVHWLGAPGSMESRLVPPQGFTLETIDFSGVRGKGLLTLALLPLRLLKAFWQALAVVRRVKPDVVVGLGGYISFPGGMMAVLAGKPLVLHEQNSVAGMANRVMAGVADRVFTAFPKVFAKGQWVGNPLRPAFTQQPLPAERFAGRSGPLRLLVVGGSLGARALNETVPQALALIPAEQRPQVLHQSGAREIEALRANYAAAGVEATLTPFIDDTAQAFADADVIVCRAGASTVTEIAAVGAAAVYVPFPSAVDDHQTRNARFLVDAGGGWLLPQREMSAEVLSKMLQNMQRSTLLERAEQAKKMQKIEATAAVVRACEELAA, from the coding sequence ATGAGCAAGACCGCATTGGTCATGGCCGGCGGCACCGGCGGCCATATCTTCCCGGGCCTGGCCGTGGCGCACGCGCTGCGCGAGCGCGGCTGGCAGGTGCACTGGCTGGGCGCGCCCGGCAGCATGGAGTCGCGGCTGGTGCCGCCCCAGGGCTTCACGCTCGAGACCATCGACTTCTCCGGCGTGCGCGGCAAGGGCCTGTTGACGCTGGCGCTGCTGCCGCTGCGTTTGCTCAAGGCCTTCTGGCAGGCGCTGGCCGTGGTGCGCCGCGTCAAGCCCGATGTGGTCGTGGGGCTGGGCGGCTACATCAGCTTTCCCGGCGGCATGATGGCGGTGCTCGCCGGCAAGCCGCTGGTGCTGCACGAGCAGAACTCGGTGGCCGGCATGGCCAACCGCGTCATGGCGGGCGTGGCAGACCGCGTGTTCACGGCCTTTCCCAAGGTGTTCGCCAAGGGCCAATGGGTCGGCAATCCGCTGCGCCCGGCCTTCACGCAGCAGCCGCTGCCGGCCGAGCGCTTCGCCGGCCGCAGCGGGCCGCTGCGGCTGCTGGTCGTGGGCGGCAGCCTGGGCGCGCGCGCGCTCAACGAGACCGTGCCCCAGGCGCTGGCGCTGATTCCAGCCGAACAGCGCCCGCAGGTGCTGCACCAGAGCGGCGCCAGGGAGATCGAGGCGCTGCGCGCGAACTACGCGGCCGCGGGCGTCGAAGCCACGCTCACGCCCTTCATCGACGACACGGCGCAGGCCTTTGCCGATGCCGATGTGATCGTCTGCCGCGCGGGCGCCAGCACCGTGACCGAGATCGCCGCCGTGGGCGCGGCCGCGGTCTATGTGCCCTTTCCCTCGGCCGTCGACGACCACCAGACGCGCAACGCGCGCTTCCTGGTCGATGCCGGCGGTGGATGGTTGCTGCCACAGCGCGAGATGAGCGCTGAAGTGTTATCCAAAATGCTACAAAATATGCAGCGCTCCACGCTTTTGGAGCGGGCAGAACAAGCGAAGAAAATGCAAAAGATCGAGGCGACCGCCGCGGTGGTGCGCGCATGCGAGGAGCTGGCGGCATGA